The segment TCATGTCAGGTGTGTTAGAAAAATAATGATCATGTCAACTTGGTTTCTCTTATTTTaattactctctctttctctctcccctccatctctcactcagATGTGAACGTTGAGTCTTTCCAGATCTTCTCGTGCTCTGGCTGTCCgttctccttcccctctcagaTCTTCCTCCTCAGGCACATAAAGAGATGTCACCATGATGAATATGTCAGACTGTTGAGGAGTGGAGAGATCCGATCAGAGAATCTCATGTCCTCCAGCAGCTCACAACAACATGGAACCACCACAGGTTCATTCAACCCAGCTCCCACCAGGAAACAGAGAGAGTCGGACAAGCCACGACCACACCGTTGttctcagtgtgggaagagcttcacaACAGGGATACATCTCATCAGACACCAGcgcattcacacaggagagaagccgttccactgctcccagtgtgggagGAGCTTCAGTCAGGAAATCTAAAGAAACACCAGTGTTCTTAAGAGTAAAGAACTTTAGATTTCTCTTGAAATTGTGACTGTGATGTAACACTgattaaacattacacttacgagaaatataaaatatgtatttttttttttacataggtaCTGATTAATTATTTTGATATCAATTATGGTATTCGTGGAACTTTCAACACTTAacaatttttttgaattttttaggCATAAATGTATGAATTGTATTTTATGGTATGCACAATGAAATCTTATATGAATCCTACAGACGAAGAACCATATGTGACAATTTTTTCATTTTAAGATTATCAGTTATTTTTATATTAATTGTGTGTACTACATTAGGTGTTTTATGGTTGACAAATAATTCACCATAACCATATCTTTCAACAacaattcatattttttttgttatttcaaaatatactttttttattgACGTTAATATTTATGATGTGGAAGAACAGTATATCTCCAGTGATGATTTCAGTCTGTGGAAGAACAGTATATGTGACATTTTGCATGACTCTTGTAAGATGTCCTTTTTTTAACACCTGATATGATGTTTTAAGTACTTTCAAGTACAGATGGCCTTCATGTAATTAACTTAACTGCAATATGTAGTTAATTCATTTGTATGGAGGTTCATTTAAAGGTGGTCTATCAACTTCAGCACTGATGACTTTTCTTAAGTTGAGTCATGAAATCTTAGTCTCATTTGAAATGAAGCCCTCAATGTGAACATACCATAGAATAACTACACAAATAGAATACAATTAAATCAAAACAAGCACAACTTGTACATATCAAATATGGATCAATGTGATGTGCCAATATGCATGTCCATTATGCAGGTCCCTAAGGTCAATATTACAAATCGTTCAGAAAACCATTCACTTTGCGTTTAACACTATGATCAGCAATTAAGTTTTGAATTGCATTAAACCCATGCTAAAGGCAAGAAATGTCCTTCTGTACTGAGGTGACAGAGGTAAATAAGTATTAACTGCTTAGTTAATGCTAAATGTGGTGACAGagagacatactgtatattgtaaTGAATAAAAAAAGGGAATCAAGATCAAATGAAtactcacatactgtatgtg is part of the Salvelinus fontinalis isolate EN_2023a chromosome 6, ASM2944872v1, whole genome shotgun sequence genome and harbors:
- the LOC129858705 gene encoding histone-lysine N-methyltransferase PRDM9-like, yielding MFNQGNTVPAGAHYGPYEGEITDKDQAMERGYSWVIYKSRHWDDYIDAGRDTHSNWMRYVNCARSEEQNLVAFQYRGGILYRCCKPIAVGEELLVWYGEEYARDLGIVFDYLWDKKSSAKDVNVESFQIFSCSGCPFSFPSQIFLLRHIKRCHHDEYVRLLRSGEIRSENLMSSSSSQQHGTTTGSFNPAPTRKQRESDKPRPHRCSQCGKSFTTGIHLIRHQRIHTGEKPFHCSQCGRSFSQEI